GGCGCGTGCGCGAGGGGCAGCCCGCCACCTTCACCGTCGATGCGTACTCGGGCCAGCCCTTCCACGGCAGGGTCGCGCAGGTGCGCAACGCGCCCATCACCGTGCAGAACGTCGTGACCTACGACGTCGTCGTGGCGGTCGACAACCCGGGGCTCGAGCTGAAGCCCGGCATGACGGCCAACGTCTCGATCACGACCGCGAAGCGCGACGAGGCGCTGCGCATCCCCGTCCGCGCGCTCCGCTTCCATCCGGACGGGGCCGGACCCGGGACGCCGAACGCCAACGCGAAGGAGGAGAGCGCCGTCTATGTCCTCGCGTCGGACGGCACGCTCCGTCGCGTCGAGGTGGAAGCCGGCATCCGCGACAACCAGCATGCGGAGGTCCTGAAGGGCGACCTCCACGAGGGGGATCCGACCGTCATCGGCCTGCGGCGCGACAGCACGGACGGCGCTCCTGCTCCGCGGCCGCCAGGCCTCGGCGGGCTGAAGCGGCTCTAGGTATGCGGCCGCTCATCCACCTCCGCGACGTGTGGAAGGTACCCCACGTCGCCGACTACGCCGAGCGCATCGTCACCTTCCGCGACGGACGGATCGTGTCGGACGTGCTGCAAGCGCCGTCCCGGCAGGCGACGGAGGCCTTACGCGCATGAGCCTGCTCTGGATGACGGTCGTCACCGCGCTCCGGGCGCTGCGGCGGAACGTGCTCCGCTCGACGCTCACCATGCTCGGCGTCATCATCGGCGTGGCCGCGGTGCTGACCATGGTGAGCATCGGGCGCGGCGCCAACGCCGCCGTGCAGCGGCAGATCCAGAGCCTCGGGAACAACCTGCTCATGATCATCCCGGGCACCACCACGGCCAATGGCGTGCACTCGGGTTCGGGCGCCGCCATGTCGCTCACCATGGCGGATGCGACGGCGATCGCCAAGGAATGCCCAGCGGTCGCCGACATCGCGTGGGCCAAGCGGCAGGTGGTGCAGGTCGTCTACGGCAACCAGAACTGGGCCACGGCGGCGCACGGGGTACCGCCCTCGTATCTGTCGCTGCGCGAGTGGCCCCTCAGCGCGGGACGGTCCTTCGACCAACGGGACGACGCGGGGGCCAACGCGGTGGCGGTCCTCGGGCAGACGGTCGTCGATCAGCTCTTCGAGCCGGGCGAGGATCCGATCGGCGCCACCATCCGCGTGAAGAACGTGCCCTTCACGGTGATCGGCGTGCTCGTGCGCAAGGGGCAGACGGCGTGGGGCCAGGATCAGGACGATGTGGTCCTGATGCCGTTCTTGACCGCCGAGCGGCGCGTCCTCGGCACGAAGATCCTGGGCACGGTCGACATGATCGTCGTCTCGACCACGACCGCCGACGCCCTCCCGCAGGTCGAGGAGCAGGTCCGCAGGCTCCTCCACGAGCGCCACCGGATCCCGCCCGGCCAGGACGACGACTTCACCGTCCGCGATCTCAACGAGATCGCCGAGGCCTCGAAGAAGGCGAGGGAGGTGATGACGAACCTGCTCCTGAGCGTCGCGTCCGTGTCGCTTCTCGTGGGCGGCATCGGGATCATGAACATCATGCTCGTGTCGGTGACCGAGCGCACGCGCGAGATCGGCGTCCGCCTCGCCGTGGGCGCGCGGACGGGCCATATCCTGCTCCAGTTCCTGGTCGAGGCGACGGCGCTCAGCCTGGTGGGGGGTGCGGCCGGCCTCCTGCTCGGCATCGCCGCGACGCGGCTCATCGCGTACCTCGCGGCGTGGCCGACCCTCCTCTCGGTACCGGCCGCGGCGGGCGCGTTCCTCGTGGCGGGCGCGGTCGGCATCTTCTTCGGCTTCTACCCGGCCCGCCGCGCGGCACAGCTCGATCCGATCGCCGCGCTCCGCTACGAGTGAGGCTCGGCCGCGAGAAGGTCCTCGGACAGTTCCAGCACCTTCTCGGTGAACGGGCTGCGTTCCGCGAACTGCGTGCTCAGGTAAATGTGCCGTACCAGCGTGAGCGTGGTGTAGGCCCGGACGGCAGCGCGGGTCCCATCACCGGAGAGTTCCACGAAGCGTTCTTCGAGCGCCTCTGCGCGATCCGACAGCACGGTCCGATCTCCGAACATGCGCAGACTCTGTTCCAGGAGATGTCCCAAGAAGTTGCCGACGTCCAGCCCCCGGTCACCCTCGCAGTACAGATCGAAGTCCAGGAGATAGAGACGGGGTCCGTCTACGATCACGTGGTCCGGGTAGAAGTCTCGGTGGATCCCGCACGGACTCGAATCAGGGACGGAGGCACGGAGTCGGTCGCAGGAGACCAGCAGGTGACCGAGGCGTTGCGCCCACTGCGGTTGCATCTGAGCCACGAGCGACAGCCGTTCGTGCAGGATGCGCACTTCATCCGCCATCGTATGGCGACGGTGGGCCGGAATGCGTGCCTGGTGGAGTTTGTGAATGGCCTCCGCAATTCGCCTCGCCAGCGCAACCCCCCCAGCGTCGCCCAGCAGGCGGGTTGCTGCCACCCCGGGAACTTTGTGCTGGAACCACATCTGGAATTCCGGGATGACCCCGATTGGTTGAGGGACGGAGACCGCGTCTTCGCTATCGGACGTGAAGCCGGAGTTCCAGAGCGCCTCGACCACCTCGTAGCTCGAGGTGTCCAGCCCCTTGGCCCTTGCCTTGCCCACCACGGTCTGGAGCGGCGCATTGGGCTCGCCCACCTCGACGTCGTACTCGATCAGGCAGCGCCGCCCAGGCTTGTATCGTGTCACGCGGATCGCGCGGATCTGGACCCTCCCCTTCCCTCGGCTCAGGCGTGGGAGGCGACCTTCGAACTGTCGCTGGGCTTCGTGCGGGTCGAGCGCACGCGCCAGAAAGGGCATCGTCGGGTCGTCCGCAACGCCGAACGGGTCAATCACCGGGATGCTCAACGGCCCATCTCATGGCCCACGCGGCTCAGAACCGCGAGCAGCCCTTTTCCGATCCGCTGCAGCGAATAATGCTCCATGCAGCGAGCCCGCGCGCGTTCTCCCAGGGTGCGGGCCGCCTCGGGATCGTTGATCAGCTCGCAGATGGCCGCAGCCAGCTCATCCACGTCCCCTGGCGGCACCAGCCGGCCACATCCTTCCAGGATCACGGGGAGGTCAGACACCGAGCTGGCGACGATCGGCTTTCCCATCGCCATGGCCTCGAATACCTTCATGGGCATCTGGTAGCGCGCCGGCTCGCTGCTCAACTGGGGGATGGCAACAACGTCGGCCGCCGCAAGCAGCCTGGGAAGAGCGGGGTACGGGACCAGCGGGATCCTATCCAGAGCGAACCGCCCCCACTCCGGCGCAGTGAGATCCTCCGCGCGACACGTGACCGCCAGGCGGACGCCCGGCAGCCTGCTGACCGCTTGCGCCAGTGGTTCCATGCCCTTGTGAGGTCGCGGAGTTCCGGGGAACAACACGGTAGGCCCGGTGAAGCCGAAAGCGCGGCGAGCCTCCTCCCGGTCTATTCCAACGGGATCGAACAATTCGGTATCGGGTGCATGCGGGATCAGGGTGCCGCCAAACCTCCGCTGGAGAGCGGTTGAAGACACCGTGATCGCCGACGCCGCGCCCACCGCCTTCGTGAGCAGCGAAACGTAAACGGACGATGCCGGTCGCGAGAGATCCGCCATCAATGGGTTTGCTGCCCACGCCGACCGAGGGGCCAGGGCCACATCCAAATCATCGACATCGAGGACGACGGGAACCTCGCGGCGTTCTGCCGCCACCAAGGCCACCCCGAAGGAAGCCAGATACGGCTTGACGGCGATCAGCACGTCTCCGTCCGCGGCTTCGACCAGCTGGATGAACGACTCGTAGAACCTTGGAAAACGTCGCTTGCGGACCGGCCTGATCCACGGCTCCTGCGGCAGGGCGGGCCATCCTCCCTGGCGGCGCATCGGACCAATCAGATTGACTTCCGCGAAGGTCCTGGCGGCTTGGGCCAGCCGATGGGCCCGCATGACCGCATTCGAGGAGAGATCGTGACTGAGGATCGTGACTTTCATCGTAACCGACGGAGCGCTTCCGCCGTGAGCTGAGGCACGAGATGGGCGTCATCCGACCACAATGTGACGAGGCCCTGGGCGATTCGCAGGAGTCCGGCGGCGAGGTGGAAGCCGAGCCGAGCCTCGATCGAAGCACCGGGCCGCAAGGACTCATACCTGGCCACCACTCGGTCCAGCATGGACCAGCATGCCGGCCTCCCCTGGCGCAGCGCCCACGTCCAACACCAGGCACCGAAATAGGCGAGGTCTCTTGCCGGGTCGGCTCGCTGGAGGCGATCCCAGTCGATCAGGGTGACTCCGTCTGATCCCACCAGGACGTTTCTGGGCGAGAAATCCCCATGACAAGGCACCAGCTCGGGATCCTCGACCTCAGCCGCCTCCAGAGCCTCGGCCACCTCCCGGAACGAATCAACGAACTGAGGAGCCACGTGGCCCACGGTGTCCGCCTTCCGCCAGACCGACCGCACGATCCGACCGACGGGACGCTGCGTGCTCGGTTGGGCCTCGCACCCATGGAGAGAGGCCAGAAGGCCGATCGCATCGTTCACGACGTCCGGGTCCGAAGCGCCCAGCTCGACGAACGGACGGCCTGGCAGCCGCTCCATGATGACCGCTCCAACGTCCGGGAGATACTCGACCGGTCGCGGGAGTCCCGGCGGCCGTCGTCGTTCGCCGAATGACGATCGCCACAACTCCTGCATGTTGGCGTACGTGGTTGCCCCTCCGCCCGATGAATAGAGCTTCGCCACCACCGGAAGGCCCGTGCGCGTCACCAGGGCCAGCGTCACTCTGTCGGGGCGGCCGGTTGGGAAGCCGGCTCCCTCGCTCTCGTACCCCCGGCTACGTAGCGCCTGAAGGAGCGGTTCCATCAATCGAGTGCGCAGCGAGACTCGGCCGGCACGTGCCTGAGCGTTGCTAAGGCAGTGCATCCATGGCTGATCGCACACGTTCAGCGAATCTCGTCTGCCGCCGCGCCACCTCGGCGTCCCACCATCGCCGACACCGGTCAGCCACGAGGGTGGTCGCGCGTGAGATGGCACGACTTGCCCGTTCGTAACCCAGTGCAGACAGGGAGTCCCCGGCAATGGCCTCGAACACCTCGACGTCCCGCTCCGCCATCTGGGTCCGCCAATCTCTGAGTCCCGGAGTCGGTGGCAACCACGCCTTTTTGGACGAGAGTCCCGGCTCCAGAGAGGTTTTGCCCACGTAATAGTCCAACATCTCCGGAGCGAAGGGGAACCCCAGGAAGGCGGCGATGCTGTGAAGCGTCTGTTCGGGCCGTGTGACCAGTTGCTCGTACTTCACCTCGAGATACCGGCTCGGACCGAGCACCACTCCATCTCGCATGCCGGTACTGACCTGCCACTGCCACCACAACGCGCAAACGGCGGCCGGTTCCTCCCGCCATAGCGCCAATTTGCCGGGCCCCTTGTCCTCGCGGGCCCATTCGCGCGTAGACAGGGTCACATCCCGGCCATCCCGAATGATGTGGACGGTCCTCACCCAGGGAAACAGGGCGTGCAAGACGGGCAGACGCCTCACGTAATCTGGAGTCTTCTCTCCGGCCAGGGGCTTTCCATGAAGCATACCGAATGCCGAATAGAGCGCGCTCACGAACCCCCTGTACGTCGTCACCTTCGCCGCGGTCTGGCGCACGGTGGCTTCAGCGAGGCCGAGTCGAGCGAAGCGGCGGTAACTCAGCACCCACTCGACGAGCTCGGGGCTGAGTGGCGGATCGATCTGATCGGTCACGTCGGTGGTGGCCTGAGGGACGACTTGTTCGAGGGCGCGCGGGATGAAATGCGTATCGTTTGCTACAGCCAGCTGCGGGTGATGATCCAGCATCCGCTGTAGGAGCGTGGTGCCCGACCGAGGGCAGCCGACGATGAACAGACACGGGTTCTGATGCACAACGGCGCCTTGATTGCCGGAGTTCCTCACGAGGAGGCCGTCATGACGTCCCTGAATTGGGCGTGGAACAGGCCGCTGTACATCCCGTCCATATCCATCAAGTCCTGATGAGTGCCTTGCTCCCTGATCTGAGCATCCGCCAACACCACGATCTGGTCGGCACGCTGCACGACGGCCAGTTGGTGAGTGATGATGACCACTGTCCTTCCCGTCATCAGGTGTTCCAGCGCTTCCATGACTGCTGCTGCCGCAGCGGCGTCAAGTCCGGTGAGGGGTTCATCGAGAATGACGATCGGCGCATCACGCACGATCGCTCGGGCGATGGCAATCCGCTGGCGCTGCCCGCCGGACAGCGTCGCTCCCCGCTCACCGAGCACCGTGTCGTAAACTTCAGGGAGCTCCCTGATGAACTCGTCCGCGTTCGCCGCCTGCGCCGCTGCCTCGATTTCCTCCAAGTGGGCGGCGGGGCGTCCGTAAGCGATGTTCTCGGCGATGCTGGCCTGCAGCAAAACCGACTCTTGGAGCACCACGCTGATTTGCGAGCGTAGCGACCTGAGAGTGTACTCTCGGATATCGTGGCCACCAATCAGAATGCTTCCCTCTGTGGGGTCGTATAGTCGGGATATCAGTGAAACCAGTGTCGATTTGCCGCCGCCGGTGGGTCCCACGATGGCCGTCACCTTCCCGGCCGGGATCGTGAGATCGATCCCCTTGAGCACGGGTCGCCCCGGTTCGTACTCGAAGCTCACGTTGCGGAACTCGACCTGACCACGGAACCGGGGTGCCGGACGGGCACCCGGGCGGTCCGTGACGCCCTCCTTGACTTCTAGCAGCTCTACCACTCGCTCCACTTGAGCGCCGGCCTTGGTTATTCGGGTGGTGTGCCTGATGGTCGTCCGCAGGGACTTGTACAAGTTGCGGACGTAGGTCACGAAGACGATCAGGCTGCCGGGGGTGATGGCGCCCGACATCACGCGCAGGACACCGAACCCGAGTGTCGTCGCCGTGACGATACCGCCCAGCACATCCATCATCCAGGAGAACCGCTCACCGGTCATGGTCGCGGCCAAGCCGCTCTCGAGACTGGCCGCGCTCTCGGCGTGGAATCGCCTTCTCGCTTCCTCCTCCTGGTTGAAGACGCGCGACATACGGATGGTTCCCAGTGTCTCATGCACCACCGAAGCGAGTGCGCCTTCGCGCTTTCGCTCCGCCCGCGAACGCTCTTGAATGCGCGAGCTGTAGACCGACAGGGCGACGAACAGCACCGGTGCGGCGGCGATGAGCACCATGGCGAGCTGCCAGTCCAGCCAGAGGAGTACGGCGCCCATGCCGATGAGGAACATACTGTTCTCGAGTATCTCGGCGATGGATTCGGTCATCGCATCCCGCATCGCCTTCACATCGCTGGTCACGCGCGTCATCAGATCGCCGGCTGACCGGCGGTCGTGGTACTGAAGGGACAACCGCTGGATGTGGTCGAAGAGCGCGGTGCGGAGGTCGAATACGACGGTTCGGCCAGCCCGGTTGAGATAGTACGCCGCCAGGTATCCCAATAGCCCCTCGAACACGGCAATTGCGACCACCACGGCGGAGACGCCCAGCAGGAGGTACAACGTCTTCCCGGCGAGGTTCTGCTGCTTGAGGATCATGTCGAACGTCACCTTGAGCGGCCACGGTTTGAGCAGGTCCATCGCCGCTTCGCCCATCATCAGCAGGAGGGCAAGGCCTATGGCGGGCCAGTGGGGCAGGACGAACGTGCGCAACCGTGCCACGGCCCGCCAGGCGCCGAGCGCATTCTCCCGTGCTCTCCTCTTCGCAAGGCGAAGGTTCGCATGCCCCTCAGCGGTCCGGGCACCACCTCCGTCCGGTGATCTTCCCACGCTCCCGCCCACGCTCTGGGCTGTTCGTTGTCGGTCCATCTAGTCCACCGTCACGTAGCGACTCTCTCAGCCGCCGGCTCGAGGCGGGCCAAAGAGAGGATCTGCTGGACCACGGCACTCCACGTGTGGTCCCGAAGCACGGTCGCTCGCGCTGCCCGCCCGAGACGTGCACGGACCTCAGGCGCGCACCGAAGGCGATCCAATGCCGTAGCGAGAGCGCTCGGGTTGTTCGGCGGGTAGAGCAAGCCGTTGACGCCGTCTTCGATCAGCTCCGCCAGTTGCCCAACTTTACTGGCAATCACCGGCAGGCCTGCTGCCATGTACTCGTAGACCTTGAGTGGCGAGAAGTAGAATCGCGCCAGCCTCGGATAGGGCGCCACGCCGACATCCATCGACGCCAACATCCCCGGCACTTCGCTCCATGGCACTGAACCGACGAGGTAAGCCGCCTCGAGCAGTCCACGCGCCGACAGGTTCCTCACCATGCTCTCCCGTTCCGGGCCATCGCCCACGATCAGCAGCCGTGTCTCTCGGTGCGCCTGATGAAGCATGCCGAACGCCTCCACCAGAGTGGAAAGATCGTGCCACCGCTTCAAGGTTCCGACAAAGCCGACCGTAAATACCCCCGGTGGAATACGGCAAAAGGGCACAACGCCCTCGAGAAAGCGGTCCGGATTCACCCCGTTCGGTACGACGTGTACTCTTCCCCGTGTGTTCGCATGCCGGCCCAGGTCCGCAGCAATCGCCTTCGACACGGCGATCAGCACCGTGGCGGCACCGATCACCCGCTCCGCAACCGACTCGGCGCTACCACGGTCCACCAACAACCGGAATTCAGCCTGCTCCTCGACCAACGGAGCGTTGACTTCGAGCACGCCCGGCACACCGGCGGCACGGGCATACTCCATTCCCGCGTAGCTCCACAGCGAGTAGCGTTCGTACACGAGGTCGAAGGACCCCTCCTGCCGGAGCGCGGTTTGCAGCCCGTGATTGGCCGCAAGTGCGGCCTGCTCGCGCGCCGCCCGCGCACCCTTGGGAAGCGCTGGAAGCCGATGAACGCCAACGTCCGCCAGATCTGGCGGCGCGTCACCCTCGACCCGCGTGGCGAACAGCTCCACTCGGTCGCCCCGCCGCACCAAGGCCCGAATGAACTCCTGCACATGGATACTCGCGCCTTTCCAGCCGAACACCGGCACGCCCGCGTCGGCACAGATGTAGGCGATGCGCATCATCCGATCGCCGCACGATCCGAAACGCCCGACTCGTGCACCCTCTCGAAGATCGCACGCAGGCGAGCCGTATTGCGATCAATGTCGAAGTCGGCCTCGATCAGGCGCCTCGCCCGATTCGCGACGT
Above is a window of Deltaproteobacteria bacterium DNA encoding:
- a CDS encoding FtsX-like permease family protein, which translates into the protein MSLLWMTVVTALRALRRNVLRSTLTMLGVIIGVAAVLTMVSIGRGANAAVQRQIQSLGNNLLMIIPGTTTANGVHSGSGAAMSLTMADATAIAKECPAVADIAWAKRQVVQVVYGNQNWATAAHGVPPSYLSLREWPLSAGRSFDQRDDAGANAVAVLGQTVVDQLFEPGEDPIGATIRVKNVPFTVIGVLVRKGQTAWGQDQDDVVLMPFLTAERRVLGTKILGTVDMIVVSTTTADALPQVEEQVRRLLHERHRIPPGQDDDFTVRDLNEIAEASKKAREVMTNLLLSVASVSLLVGGIGIMNIMLVSVTERTREIGVRLAVGARTGHILLQFLVEATALSLVGGAAGLLLGIAATRLIAYLAAWPTLLSVPAAAGAFLVAGAVGIFFGFYPARRAAQLDPIAALRYE
- a CDS encoding aminoglycoside phosphotransferase family protein, with protein sequence MPFLARALDPHEAQRQFEGRLPRLSRGKGRVQIRAIRVTRYKPGRRCLIEYDVEVGEPNAPLQTVVGKARAKGLDTSSYEVVEALWNSGFTSDSEDAVSVPQPIGVIPEFQMWFQHKVPGVAATRLLGDAGGVALARRIAEAIHKLHQARIPAHRRHTMADEVRILHERLSLVAQMQPQWAQRLGHLLVSCDRLRASVPDSSPCGIHRDFYPDHVIVDGPRLYLLDFDLYCEGDRGLDVGNFLGHLLEQSLRMFGDRTVLSDRAEALEERFVELSGDGTRAAVRAYTTLTLVRHIYLSTQFAERSPFTEKVLELSEDLLAAEPHS
- a CDS encoding glycosyltransferase family 4 protein; this encodes MKVTILSHDLSSNAVMRAHRLAQAARTFAEVNLIGPMRRQGGWPALPQEPWIRPVRKRRFPRFYESFIQLVEAADGDVLIAVKPYLASFGVALVAAERREVPVVLDVDDLDVALAPRSAWAANPLMADLSRPASSVYVSLLTKAVGAASAITVSSTALQRRFGGTLIPHAPDTELFDPVGIDREEARRAFGFTGPTVLFPGTPRPHKGMEPLAQAVSRLPGVRLAVTCRAEDLTAPEWGRFALDRIPLVPYPALPRLLAAADVVAIPQLSSEPARYQMPMKVFEAMAMGKPIVASSVSDLPVILEGCGRLVPPGDVDELAAAICELINDPEAARTLGERARARCMEHYSLQRIGKGLLAVLSRVGHEMGR
- a CDS encoding aminoglycoside phosphotransferase family protein: MHCLSNAQARAGRVSLRTRLMEPLLQALRSRGYESEGAGFPTGRPDRVTLALVTRTGLPVVAKLYSSGGGATTYANMQELWRSSFGERRRPPGLPRPVEYLPDVGAVIMERLPGRPFVELGASDPDVVNDAIGLLASLHGCEAQPSTQRPVGRIVRSVWRKADTVGHVAPQFVDSFREVAEALEAAEVEDPELVPCHGDFSPRNVLVGSDGVTLIDWDRLQRADPARDLAYFGAWCWTWALRQGRPACWSMLDRVVARYESLRPGASIEARLGFHLAAGLLRIAQGLVTLWSDDAHLVPQLTAEALRRLR
- a CDS encoding sulfotransferase — translated: MQGRHDGLLVRNSGNQGAVVHQNPCLFIVGCPRSGTTLLQRMLDHHPQLAVANDTHFIPRALEQVVPQATTDVTDQIDPPLSPELVEWVLSYRRFARLGLAEATVRQTAAKVTTYRGFVSALYSAFGMLHGKPLAGEKTPDYVRRLPVLHALFPWVRTVHIIRDGRDVTLSTREWAREDKGPGKLALWREEPAAVCALWWQWQVSTGMRDGVVLGPSRYLEVKYEQLVTRPEQTLHSIAAFLGFPFAPEMLDYYVGKTSLEPGLSSKKAWLPPTPGLRDWRTQMAERDVEVFEAIAGDSLSALGYERASRAISRATTLVADRCRRWWDAEVARRQTRFAERVRSAMDALP
- a CDS encoding ABC transporter ATP-binding protein is translated as MDRQRTAQSVGGSVGRSPDGGGARTAEGHANLRLAKRRARENALGAWRAVARLRTFVLPHWPAIGLALLLMMGEAAMDLLKPWPLKVTFDMILKQQNLAGKTLYLLLGVSAVVVAIAVFEGLLGYLAAYYLNRAGRTVVFDLRTALFDHIQRLSLQYHDRRSAGDLMTRVTSDVKAMRDAMTESIAEILENSMFLIGMGAVLLWLDWQLAMVLIAAAPVLFVALSVYSSRIQERSRAERKREGALASVVHETLGTIRMSRVFNQEEEARRRFHAESAASLESGLAATMTGERFSWMMDVLGGIVTATTLGFGVLRVMSGAITPGSLIVFVTYVRNLYKSLRTTIRHTTRITKAGAQVERVVELLEVKEGVTDRPGARPAPRFRGQVEFRNVSFEYEPGRPVLKGIDLTIPAGKVTAIVGPTGGGKSTLVSLISRLYDPTEGSILIGGHDIREYTLRSLRSQISVVLQESVLLQASIAENIAYGRPAAHLEEIEAAAQAANADEFIRELPEVYDTVLGERGATLSGGQRQRIAIARAIVRDAPIVILDEPLTGLDAAAAAAVMEALEHLMTGRTVVIITHQLAVVQRADQIVVLADAQIREQGTHQDLMDMDGMYSGLFHAQFRDVMTASS
- a CDS encoding glycosyltransferase family 4 protein, with translation MRIAYICADAGVPVFGWKGASIHVQEFIRALVRRGDRVELFATRVEGDAPPDLADVGVHRLPALPKGARAAREQAALAANHGLQTALRQEGSFDLVYERYSLWSYAGMEYARAAGVPGVLEVNAPLVEEQAEFRLLVDRGSAESVAERVIGAATVLIAVSKAIAADLGRHANTRGRVHVVPNGVNPDRFLEGVVPFCRIPPGVFTVGFVGTLKRWHDLSTLVEAFGMLHQAHRETRLLIVGDGPERESMVRNLSARGLLEAAYLVGSVPWSEVPGMLASMDVGVAPYPRLARFYFSPLKVYEYMAAGLPVIASKVGQLAELIEDGVNGLLYPPNNPSALATALDRLRCAPEVRARLGRAARATVLRDHTWSAVVQQILSLARLEPAAERVAT